From the genome of Maniola jurtina chromosome 10, ilManJurt1.1, whole genome shotgun sequence, one region includes:
- the LOC123868873 gene encoding uncharacterized protein LOC123868873 isoform X2 yields MEKDLNKKESKGKRIFKKATRRNSTSNNNSQNSSLEHSVGVSRSKSFENKRLSVDINDTKPLPTPDGTSEKSDSLTAPKLKIEEKSSAEIKRAYQDRHSELKFKSLDNKRLSIERKDTTPLPTPDETSEKRNSFTTPKLKLEKKSSSKIRRDRLSELKLKKTVGLNKEQDKIFEEEPTSSKDATGSVRFVKPERLQAEGSKKSLKRLEEESGAGTSGASTGASDNDADDKDPSKDKKKKNRCAVCRKKVGLTGFECRCGGLFCAVHRYSDKHECSFDYRELGAQEIRRNNPVVVSQKIHKI; encoded by the exons atggaaaAAGACCTCAACAAAAAGGAATCTAAAGGGAAGCGGATATTTAAGAAAGCCACTCGACGAAATAGTACATCTAATAACAACAGCCAAAACTCCTCCCTCGAGCATAGTGTCGGTGTGTCACGATCGAAAAGCTTCGAAAATAAACGTTTGTCTGTCGACATAAACGACACCAAGCCGCTGCCAACGCCAGATGGGACCAGCGAGAAATCCGACAGCCTCACAGCTCCCAAGCTCAAAATAGAAGAAAAGTCATCCGCGGAAATAAAGCGGGCGTATCAGGATCGCCATTCCgaattgaaatttaaaagtttggaTAATAAACGTTTGTCTATCGAAAGAAAAGACACCACGCCGCTGCCAACGCCAGATGAAACCAGCGAGAAACGCAACAGCTTTACAACTCCCAAGctcaaattagaaaaaaaatcatccTCAAAAATAAGACGAGATCGCCTTTctgaattgaaattgaaaaagacAGTCGGTTTAAACAAGGAGCAAGACAAGATATTCGAGGAGGAACCAACTAGCTCCAAAGATGCCACTGGCTCAGTAAGATTCGTAAAACCTGAACGTCTACAAGCAGAGGGAAGCAAGAAAAGTCTAAAACGG TTGGAGGAGGAGAGCGGGGCCGGCACGAGCGGCGCCAGCACGGGCGCGTCGGACAACGACGCCGACGACAAAGACCCCAGCAAGGACAAGAAGAAAAAGAACAGATGCGCCGTTTGCCGCAAGAAGGTTGGACTCACAG GGTTTGAATGCCGCTGCGGAGGGCTGTTCTGCGCGGTGCATCGATACAGCGACAAGCACGAGTGCTCGTTCGACTACCGGGAGCTCGGCGCGCAGGAGATCCGCCGCAACAACCCCGTGGTCGTCTCCCAGAAGATACACAAGATATga
- the LOC123868873 gene encoding uncharacterized protein LOC123868873 isoform X1 — MEKDLNKKESKGKRIFKKATRRNSTSNNNSQNSSLEHSVGVSRSKSFENKRLSVDINDTKPLPTPDGTSEKSDSLTAPKLKIEEKSSAEIKRAYQDRHSELKFKSLDNKRLSIERKDTTPLPTPDETSEKRNSFTTPKLKLEKKSSSKIRRDRLSELKLKKTVGLNKEQDKIFEEEPTSSKDATGSVRFVKPERLQAEGSKKSLKRKLEEESGAGTSGASTGASDNDADDKDPSKDKKKKNRCAVCRKKVGLTGFECRCGGLFCAVHRYSDKHECSFDYRELGAQEIRRNNPVVVSQKIHKI; from the exons atggaaaAAGACCTCAACAAAAAGGAATCTAAAGGGAAGCGGATATTTAAGAAAGCCACTCGACGAAATAGTACATCTAATAACAACAGCCAAAACTCCTCCCTCGAGCATAGTGTCGGTGTGTCACGATCGAAAAGCTTCGAAAATAAACGTTTGTCTGTCGACATAAACGACACCAAGCCGCTGCCAACGCCAGATGGGACCAGCGAGAAATCCGACAGCCTCACAGCTCCCAAGCTCAAAATAGAAGAAAAGTCATCCGCGGAAATAAAGCGGGCGTATCAGGATCGCCATTCCgaattgaaatttaaaagtttggaTAATAAACGTTTGTCTATCGAAAGAAAAGACACCACGCCGCTGCCAACGCCAGATGAAACCAGCGAGAAACGCAACAGCTTTACAACTCCCAAGctcaaattagaaaaaaaatcatccTCAAAAATAAGACGAGATCGCCTTTctgaattgaaattgaaaaagacAGTCGGTTTAAACAAGGAGCAAGACAAGATATTCGAGGAGGAACCAACTAGCTCCAAAGATGCCACTGGCTCAGTAAGATTCGTAAAACCTGAACGTCTACAAGCAGAGGGAAGCAAGAAAAGTCTAAAACGG AAGTTGGAGGAGGAGAGCGGGGCCGGCACGAGCGGCGCCAGCACGGGCGCGTCGGACAACGACGCCGACGACAAAGACCCCAGCAAGGACAAGAAGAAAAAGAACAGATGCGCCGTTTGCCGCAAGAAGGTTGGACTCACAG GGTTTGAATGCCGCTGCGGAGGGCTGTTCTGCGCGGTGCATCGATACAGCGACAAGCACGAGTGCTCGTTCGACTACCGGGAGCTCGGCGCGCAGGAGATCCGCCGCAACAACCCCGTGGTCGTCTCCCAGAAGATACACAAGATATga